Proteins encoded in a region of the Candidatus Moanabacter tarae genome:
- the parA gene encoding Chromosome partitioning protein ParA: protein MASTVFTVANQKGGVGKTTTAINLGAALASRGIETLIIDIDPQANATSGLGIKKSKGASLYGPLSGEGSSEQKVVPTSLDHLALIPSEVDLAAAEIELSQKDDYLAQLTRCLQPLKDSDQYSVIIIDCPPALGLLSMNGLATADHLLITLQCEYLAMEGLGQILSVVERLRDAGVNAKLDIGGIIMTMYDSRTNLCRQVADEVRSHFKDLVFRTVIPRSTRLSEAPSFGDSIFQYDKLSAGAIAYKHLSLEVIDRFNLD, encoded by the coding sequence ATGGCATCAACCGTTTTTACCGTTGCAAATCAGAAAGGCGGAGTTGGAAAGACAACAACAGCAATCAATCTTGGTGCCGCTTTGGCTAGTAGGGGAATTGAGACTTTGATCATTGATATCGATCCTCAAGCCAATGCTACCAGTGGACTCGGGATCAAAAAATCTAAAGGGGCTAGCCTCTACGGCCCCCTTAGTGGGGAAGGATCTTCGGAGCAGAAGGTTGTCCCAACCTCCCTTGATCATCTGGCTCTTATCCCTTCTGAAGTGGATCTGGCGGCGGCAGAAATCGAGTTGTCCCAGAAAGATGACTATCTCGCCCAACTAACGCGATGCTTGCAGCCTTTAAAAGATTCAGATCAATATTCAGTCATCATAATTGACTGTCCGCCAGCTCTGGGTTTGCTCTCTATGAATGGACTCGCAACAGCTGACCATCTCCTTATAACCTTGCAGTGTGAATATCTGGCGATGGAGGGTCTAGGCCAGATTCTGAGTGTTGTCGAACGGCTCCGCGATGCTGGGGTAAATGCAAAACTCGACATTGGAGGGATAATTATGACCATGTACGATTCACGGACTAATCTATGCCGACAAGTCGCCGATGAGGTGAGGAGTCACTTCAAAGATTTGGTTTTTAGAACCGTTATCCCAAGATCGACCAGACTAAGCGAGGCCCCAAGTTTTGGTGATTCTATTTTTCAGTACGACAAACTTAGCGCTGGAGCTATAGCCTACAAACACCTCTCACTGGAAGTAATCGATCGATTTAATCTTGATTAG
- the cca gene encoding Multifunctional CCA protein, translating to MKLEKEPVFLPASFKDKCLHLFKLIKDAGGKPHLVGGSVRDALLGEPVKDVDIEVFGLEIRKLENLLSDHYSVDEVGKAFSVFKIRGIAIDISLPRRESKSGKGHKGFEIEGDPNMGPKEAAGRRDFTVNAISWDPIENRIFDPFDGLKDLEMGILRHTTEKFVEDPLRVLRAMQLAARFRFQVSADTVELCRHIEPEDLPPERVFEEFRKLLLKGREISTGLDFLRSCDWLKDFPELNLLVGCKQEPEWHPEGDVWTHTLHCMDAFAEERTGDDWEDLVVGFATLCHDLGKPLTTVFESGRIRSPRHESAGEVPTRSFLQRMTQHKELIDSVIPLVSTHLRPLELYRSKAGDSAIRRLARKVKRIDRLVRVAQADMKGRPPLKVDRFDAGEWLISRAEALAVIDSAPKPIVLGRHLIKLGQEPGPSFGPLLAQCYEAQLDGEFTDLPSGMKTLQRILSEKK from the coding sequence ATGAAGCTTGAGAAAGAGCCTGTTTTTCTTCCCGCCTCTTTCAAGGACAAATGTCTTCACTTGTTCAAGCTCATTAAAGATGCCGGAGGGAAACCTCATTTGGTGGGAGGCAGCGTCCGCGATGCGCTCTTGGGAGAACCAGTCAAAGACGTCGATATTGAAGTTTTTGGTCTCGAAATTAGGAAACTAGAGAATCTCCTGTCTGATCACTATTCAGTCGACGAGGTCGGTAAAGCTTTCTCCGTGTTCAAGATTCGAGGAATCGCAATAGACATCTCCCTTCCTAGACGTGAGTCTAAATCCGGGAAAGGACATAAGGGATTCGAAATAGAAGGTGACCCCAATATGGGTCCAAAAGAAGCAGCTGGCCGGAGAGATTTTACGGTAAATGCAATATCCTGGGATCCGATAGAGAATAGAATCTTCGATCCCTTTGACGGACTTAAAGATCTGGAAATGGGTATTTTGCGTCATACAACGGAGAAATTCGTAGAAGATCCTCTTAGGGTACTGCGAGCCATGCAATTAGCGGCAAGATTCCGTTTCCAGGTTTCCGCTGATACAGTCGAACTCTGTCGGCATATCGAACCCGAGGATCTACCGCCAGAAAGGGTATTCGAGGAATTCAGAAAACTTCTCCTGAAGGGTCGGGAAATTTCTACGGGTTTGGATTTCCTTAGATCCTGTGACTGGCTGAAGGACTTCCCTGAACTTAATCTTCTCGTTGGGTGCAAGCAGGAACCTGAATGGCATCCTGAAGGCGATGTGTGGACACACACACTTCATTGTATGGATGCCTTTGCTGAAGAAAGAACTGGGGATGATTGGGAAGATCTCGTCGTCGGTTTTGCTACCCTCTGCCATGATCTTGGTAAACCTTTGACCACTGTATTCGAATCAGGACGTATCCGCTCCCCTCGCCATGAAAGTGCCGGTGAAGTACCAACCCGTTCATTTCTCCAGAGGATGACTCAACATAAGGAACTAATCGACTCTGTCATTCCCCTAGTATCTACACACCTGCGTCCTCTCGAACTTTACAGATCGAAAGCGGGCGACTCCGCCATCCGAAGACTAGCGCGAAAAGTAAAACGGATCGACCGTCTTGTAAGAGTGGCGCAAGCTGACATGAAAGGCCGCCCTCCTCTCAAAGTAGACAGATTCGATGCGGGCGAATGGTTGATCAGCCGAGCTGAGGCACTCGCAGTGATTGATTCCGCCCCCAAACCCATCGTTTTAGGCCGCCACCTAATTAAACTCGGTCAAGAACCGGGACCTTCCTTTGGGCCTCTGCTCGCGCAGTGCTACGAAGCTCAACTTGACGGTGAATTCACTGATCTCCCTAGCGGGATGAAAACACTTCAAAGGATTCTATCTGAAAAGAAATAG
- the ypmQ gene encoding SCO1 protein, giving the protein MTRTVEDLRKFCLSHNMINSKKQTFFQIGAVLLVTGMLMGCLQAPDEKHYEIKGEVISIYSLNNEITIRHEEIPGFMPAMTMPFKVKNVRILEGLIPGDRVRGTFVVAAHESYLTDLTREGSDGADLPAIVLPNGVRLIQKGDTIPEIAFLDDNNRQTKLSDFLGSPLALTFIYTRCPIPNFCPLMDRNFIKVQAAIKEGVQLSRDTQLLSITFDPEHDTVEVLRRHSAKLGADVKIWRFLTGDKEAITHLGEQLGITIVRDSMGTSEITHSLRTIVVDREGKVARNFRGNDWTPDELIKELSKL; this is encoded by the coding sequence ATGACGAGAACGGTTGAAGATTTACGGAAATTTTGTCTTAGTCATAACATGATAAATTCGAAGAAACAGACTTTTTTTCAGATTGGGGCTGTCCTATTAGTAACGGGAATGTTAATGGGTTGTCTCCAAGCGCCAGATGAAAAACACTACGAGATTAAGGGCGAGGTAATCTCGATTTATTCGCTAAACAATGAGATTACGATTAGGCACGAGGAAATTCCCGGATTTATGCCGGCTATGACAATGCCGTTCAAAGTTAAAAATGTGCGGATCCTGGAAGGTCTAATCCCGGGGGACAGAGTGCGCGGAACATTTGTCGTTGCAGCCCATGAGAGTTATCTGACTGATTTGACCCGTGAAGGATCAGATGGAGCAGACCTGCCCGCAATTGTATTACCTAATGGAGTAAGACTGATTCAAAAAGGAGATACGATTCCGGAAATAGCATTTCTGGATGATAATAATCGGCAAACAAAACTCTCGGACTTCTTGGGAAGTCCGCTGGCCTTGACCTTCATCTACACACGTTGCCCCATCCCTAATTTCTGTCCATTGATGGATAGAAATTTTATTAAGGTACAAGCAGCAATCAAGGAGGGTGTTCAACTTTCTCGAGATACTCAGTTGCTCTCGATTACATTTGATCCAGAACATGACACGGTGGAGGTCTTGCGAAGGCATTCGGCGAAGCTTGGAGCAGATGTGAAAATTTGGCGATTTTTAACCGGGGACAAGGAAGCAATTACCCATTTGGGAGAGCAGTTAGGTATCACAATTGTTAGAGATAGCATGGGAACATCGGAGATCACTCATTCGCTCCGCACTATTGTCGTCGACCGGGAAGGGAAAGTAGCAAGAAACTTTCGAGGTAACGACTGGACCCCAGATGAGTTGATTAAGGAGCTTAGCAAATTATAG
- the salA gene encoding Iron-sulfur cluster carrier protein has product MKSYFDLEGDGGSDVIGQVVSQKEKIADRLSGVSNLLPIASGKGGVGKSTISMQLAASLNQLGKKVSLLDADLNGPTLARLSGLREVALVPGKTGLIVPETKSGIGVISLGSVIPETDMVEFESVAQGDSHVWRAAKEFATLADIIGATDWGCLDFLLVDLPPGPERCFQFAEFFENKASFVMVSIPSEISQGVVNRSVAAIRQAGSSITGYIENMSGYYCAETEEMKPLFPAGNFPIDVPLLGKIPFDPELAQCCDKGMTVSDIPDSRTAKVLRDIAVLIVNEMDK; this is encoded by the coding sequence ATGAAATCCTATTTTGACCTAGAAGGCGACGGGGGCTCAGATGTGATTGGTCAAGTGGTTTCTCAAAAAGAGAAAATTGCCGACCGTCTCTCAGGTGTGAGCAACCTTCTGCCGATTGCTTCGGGGAAGGGCGGTGTCGGGAAGAGCACTATAAGTATGCAATTAGCGGCCTCCCTAAATCAATTGGGAAAGAAGGTTTCATTGCTGGACGCCGACCTTAATGGACCTACCCTTGCTCGTTTATCGGGACTTCGTGAGGTGGCATTGGTTCCCGGTAAGACCGGATTAATTGTGCCGGAAACCAAATCGGGAATTGGTGTCATTTCCCTCGGTTCAGTTATTCCTGAGACCGACATGGTTGAATTCGAGAGTGTGGCGCAAGGGGATTCACATGTCTGGAGGGCAGCAAAAGAATTTGCCACACTAGCTGATATAATTGGAGCTACAGACTGGGGATGTTTAGACTTTCTCTTGGTAGACCTTCCTCCCGGGCCTGAGCGGTGTTTCCAATTTGCAGAATTCTTTGAAAATAAAGCTTCTTTTGTAATGGTCTCAATTCCTTCAGAGATTTCTCAGGGAGTTGTAAATCGTTCCGTAGCGGCGATACGACAAGCTGGATCATCGATTACAGGTTATATTGAAAACATGTCCGGGTACTACTGCGCTGAAACGGAAGAGATGAAGCCACTTTTCCCGGCAGGTAATTTCCCAATTGATGTTCCTTTGTTGGGCAAAATTCCATTTGATCCCGAACTGGCTCAGTGTTGTGATAAGGGAATGACAGTTTCAGATATTCCCGACTCCCGAACTGCTAAAGTGCTACGCGATATTGCGGTTCTAATTGTCAACGAAATGGATAAATAA
- the chlB gene encoding Light-independent protochlorophyllide reductase subunit B, producing the protein MRFLCVSCDTQMNLLKNDEGVVPDERGSLSLQYECPDCLVQIAMLTNPFETQMVSSLGVEIGGKTLSEGEGIVIDETGEAVGVKPVSASEESGKCPFSQEARRALGASSERTESSQVNAEIKWTAQALVRLKNIPEFVRPMAKQGIERYAIEQGYTQVNEECLASAKEHFGM; encoded by the coding sequence ATGAGATTCCTCTGTGTCAGTTGCGATACCCAAATGAACCTGCTCAAGAATGATGAAGGAGTGGTTCCAGATGAACGTGGTTCTCTTTCCTTGCAATACGAGTGTCCCGATTGTTTGGTCCAGATCGCTATGTTGACGAATCCCTTTGAGACTCAGATGGTCTCTTCCCTGGGTGTTGAGATTGGCGGGAAAACTCTTTCTGAAGGCGAGGGTATCGTAATTGACGAAACGGGAGAGGCGGTTGGAGTTAAGCCGGTTTCAGCTTCCGAAGAGTCGGGTAAATGTCCCTTTTCTCAGGAAGCGAGAAGAGCACTCGGTGCGTCTTCCGAAAGAACGGAATCCTCTCAGGTGAATGCTGAGATAAAGTGGACTGCGCAAGCTCTGGTGCGTCTTAAAAATATCCCAGAGTTTGTCAGACCTATGGCAAAGCAGGGAATCGAAAGGTACGCAATTGAGCAAGGCTATACCCAGGTTAACGAGGAATGCTTGGCATCAGCAAAGGAGCATTTTGGGATGTGA
- the mftC gene encoding Putative mycofactocin radical SAM maturase MftC, giving the protein MRSLPGNAHVPDDCEQTDSIGEKESKPFAYSRPYVISWNLTNRCNLKCQHCYLDAGAKSVQRLKEGGFADRTEMGTEDCFQVIDQIASFAPEALTILTGGEPLLRPDILDIIRYAKEHDLWTVCGTNGVLITENLAGLLQENGLRGLSLSLDSLDPSGHDRFRGVKGAWKNTVNGAKILNKTGLSFIVQTTVGKHNLGEISSIADFAHSEMGAKVFNLYFLVSTGRGQFVSDISSEEYKRVLVELSQIQRKFDGEMVTNAKCAPHYFRHLFEEEPGSKFLKSFSGGAGGCPAGTHYMGIRPNGDMTPCPYLPLYGGNLREKPMLEIWNESDLFRTIRKRNQLGDRCGECEFNPRCGGCRARAFGSNGDFMAEDPLCDYSPGKYSQDQIGVGSGIEYGLPFSFSESDEVQWELAAQERMKRIPAFVRGMVKRSVEKYCREHGLSRVTPDVLTDIRKRMPTPKIFGER; this is encoded by the coding sequence ATGAGATCTCTCCCTGGAAATGCGCACGTCCCTGACGATTGTGAGCAAACCGATTCAATCGGGGAAAAGGAATCTAAACCCTTTGCCTATTCCCGCCCTTACGTTATTTCCTGGAATTTGACGAATCGCTGCAATTTGAAATGTCAACACTGTTACCTGGATGCAGGAGCAAAAAGCGTTCAGCGTCTGAAAGAGGGAGGTTTTGCCGATCGTACTGAAATGGGGACGGAAGATTGTTTTCAAGTAATTGATCAGATTGCCTCATTTGCACCAGAAGCGCTCACCATTTTGACAGGTGGAGAGCCATTGTTACGCCCGGATATCTTAGATATCATTCGATATGCAAAAGAGCATGATCTGTGGACAGTATGCGGGACCAACGGAGTTCTAATCACTGAAAACCTGGCAGGGCTTTTACAGGAAAATGGGTTACGGGGACTGTCCCTTTCCCTGGATTCACTAGATCCATCTGGCCACGACCGCTTTCGTGGTGTTAAGGGCGCGTGGAAGAACACGGTAAATGGTGCCAAGATACTTAACAAAACCGGACTCTCATTCATCGTTCAGACAACTGTGGGTAAACATAATCTTGGCGAAATTTCTTCTATTGCCGATTTTGCTCATTCCGAAATGGGAGCAAAGGTTTTTAACCTTTATTTTCTAGTATCCACAGGTCGCGGTCAGTTTGTTTCCGACATTTCAAGTGAAGAATACAAACGGGTGTTGGTCGAGCTCTCTCAGATTCAGCGAAAGTTTGATGGCGAAATGGTAACCAATGCCAAGTGCGCTCCTCACTACTTCAGGCATCTTTTTGAAGAAGAACCGGGTTCTAAATTCTTGAAATCGTTTTCCGGTGGTGCAGGAGGGTGTCCGGCTGGAACCCATTACATGGGAATTCGTCCTAATGGTGACATGACTCCTTGTCCTTATCTGCCCCTCTATGGAGGCAATCTGAGAGAAAAACCAATGCTCGAAATTTGGAACGAATCGGATCTTTTCCGGACTATTCGTAAACGGAATCAGTTGGGGGATCGATGCGGTGAATGTGAGTTTAATCCGCGGTGTGGGGGATGTCGAGCGAGGGCTTTCGGTAGTAATGGTGACTTCATGGCAGAAGACCCCCTTTGCGATTATTCTCCAGGGAAGTATTCTCAGGATCAGATAGGAGTTGGGTCAGGGATTGAATATGGCCTTCCTTTTTCATTTAGTGAATCGGATGAGGTTCAATGGGAACTAGCTGCTCAGGAACGAATGAAACGCATTCCTGCCTTTGTCCGAGGGATGGTGAAACGATCGGTCGAGAAATACTGTCGCGAGCATGGGTTGAGTAGGGTAACGCCCGACGTGTTGACGGATATTCGAAAACGGATGCCGACGCCGAAGATTTTTGGGGAGCGATAG
- the bchB gene encoding Light-independent protochlorophyllide reductase subunit B, with protein sequence MYKKILVPVDNSEFSNHAIQVGIEIGKRYDSELTGNHVYAAKMHDYRFKQMEFTLPDEYLQETELERQRKIHDSLITMGLKLISDCYLNEMDEQCRDAGLSLEKKMMDGKHHVEILKDMAASCYDLTVIGIKGIGKTKDSQIGSVCQQVATNAKGDVWVVKHVEGENGSVRDSILVGIDGSPQSFGGLMTAIDLAKKMGKKLTLISVYDPYLHYMVFNGIVDVLTEKAAKVFRFEEQNQLHEEIIDTGLAQIYQSHLDVAGSMAKDEGLEVEKVLLDGKAYQKILDHIRKNPPWVLVMGRIGVHAENETAGLGSNSENLLRMAPCDVLLTSKQVYPKLDVKAEESISWTPEAENRMTRVPRLVKGIARTAILRLAVEQGHSVVTNSLIDEAMDRFMPKSAAEATKDLAETIAFEKASKGDAAICNHCGTTASEEDPVKCAICGERDFQKVTVEMVDKIIASEGGSKEESSYDGRKLRWTSDARGLLPAIQDNYQKRRAKAYIEKAARMRKLNAVTLEFAEKILTELGHEESIAEYAEKNDRDGGTVEEEEIHDSGLKLIVRDKGNVPLRSVFSWTDDAAERILRVPAGFMRDRVQGKVENMALDEKILEINLELVEKGISAGRQMMEEMLASAGLSKDSNGVDSSNGSNYKNGSDDKVDATPVYADISINDYPTNSPPKRMMNEEGVMSELDKKRSAL encoded by the coding sequence ATGTACAAAAAAATACTTGTCCCAGTAGATAACTCTGAATTCTCGAATCACGCTATTCAGGTAGGAATTGAGATTGGCAAGAGGTATGACTCTGAATTAACAGGCAATCATGTTTATGCGGCGAAGATGCATGATTACCGGTTCAAGCAAATGGAGTTCACGTTACCGGACGAATATTTGCAGGAAACGGAGTTAGAGAGGCAAAGGAAAATTCATGATAGTCTCATAACGATGGGACTTAAGCTGATTTCCGATTGCTATCTTAACGAGATGGACGAGCAATGTCGTGATGCCGGCTTGTCTTTAGAAAAGAAGATGATGGATGGGAAGCACCATGTGGAAATCCTTAAGGACATGGCGGCTTCTTGTTACGATCTAACAGTCATAGGCATAAAGGGTATTGGTAAGACAAAAGACAGTCAGATCGGATCTGTCTGTCAGCAGGTGGCAACAAATGCAAAGGGCGATGTTTGGGTCGTAAAGCATGTTGAAGGGGAGAATGGGTCGGTAAGGGATTCCATCCTGGTAGGAATCGATGGAAGTCCTCAGTCCTTTGGCGGTCTAATGACGGCGATTGATCTTGCGAAGAAGATGGGCAAAAAGCTGACACTGATCAGTGTATATGATCCCTATCTTCACTATATGGTATTCAACGGCATCGTCGATGTTTTGACTGAAAAAGCGGCAAAAGTATTCCGATTCGAAGAACAGAATCAACTTCACGAGGAGATAATCGATACTGGCTTGGCGCAGATTTACCAGTCCCATCTGGATGTTGCTGGAAGTATGGCGAAAGATGAAGGATTGGAAGTAGAAAAGGTTCTTCTTGACGGAAAGGCTTATCAAAAAATTCTGGATCATATACGTAAAAATCCACCCTGGGTTTTGGTTATGGGCCGGATAGGGGTCCACGCAGAGAATGAGACGGCGGGCCTCGGTAGTAATTCTGAAAATCTATTGAGGATGGCTCCTTGCGATGTGCTGCTTACTTCTAAACAGGTGTATCCAAAACTGGATGTGAAGGCTGAGGAGAGCATCTCTTGGACTCCGGAGGCGGAAAACAGGATGACGCGAGTCCCTCGGCTAGTTAAAGGGATTGCTCGCACGGCCATACTACGTCTTGCGGTAGAGCAGGGCCATAGCGTTGTCACTAATTCGTTAATCGATGAAGCGATGGATCGGTTTATGCCAAAGTCGGCGGCCGAAGCCACGAAAGATCTGGCAGAGACGATTGCTTTTGAAAAAGCAAGTAAGGGGGATGCTGCTATCTGCAACCATTGTGGTACAACCGCTTCGGAGGAGGACCCTGTGAAATGTGCTATTTGCGGAGAGCGCGATTTTCAGAAAGTCACGGTCGAAATGGTTGACAAAATCATCGCTTCAGAGGGGGGATCTAAGGAGGAATCCTCATATGATGGCCGCAAGCTTAGGTGGACCAGTGATGCGAGAGGGCTTCTTCCGGCAATACAGGACAATTATCAGAAGCGGCGGGCAAAGGCCTATATAGAAAAAGCGGCAAGGATGCGTAAACTCAATGCTGTGACATTAGAATTCGCTGAAAAAATCCTCACCGAACTAGGCCATGAAGAGAGTATAGCCGAGTATGCAGAGAAGAATGATCGGGACGGTGGAACGGTAGAGGAAGAGGAAATTCACGATTCAGGATTGAAGTTAATTGTAAGAGACAAGGGTAATGTACCGTTGAGATCTGTGTTTTCCTGGACCGATGATGCTGCAGAGCGGATTTTGCGAGTGCCGGCTGGTTTCATGCGGGACAGAGTTCAGGGGAAAGTAGAAAATATGGCCCTCGATGAAAAGATTTTAGAGATCAATCTAGAACTTGTGGAAAAGGGTATATCGGCCGGAAGGCAAATGATGGAAGAGATGCTTGCTTCTGCGGGTCTTTCGAAAGATTCGAATGGAGTAGATAGTAGTAACGGATCGAACTATAAAAATGGTTCTGATGATAAAGTGGATGCAACACCGGTTTACGCTGATATCAGTATTAACGACTACCCTACGAATTCTCCACCAAAACGGATGATGAATGAGGAGGGAGTGATGAGCGAGCTCGACAAGAAGAGATCTGCACTATAG
- the serC_1 gene encoding Selenate reductase subunit gamma, translated as MRERLNSFHRQLAGRLRRICNFEITKAACQGPGIPSDQGNTGEGFNSNLFIFAFFRYLFSLPKTLRDNRGGKLKIWFHHIPIFYSFQLLFRKFLVWQFSTLCLTSSSLLAQSLDLGSETQRAEGKELYQNYCAHCHGNEGDGKGSAEAFFRPKPRDFTSGKYKIRTTPSGELPTTEDIKHIIQKGMPFTGMPPFTNLSDEEITNLAYYLKTFNADFADPDFSPIPLTLGKAPEFSEESALRGREIYVQNECYTCHGDLGRTDGVSAPTLEDDFGDEKNPIRPADLTKRWAFRGGSTREDIYRTVTTGINGTPMPSYQDSMSEQDRWDLVNYIVSLSKRVDSDFSTTIVADYVERDFDISNDQSLFGNALTAHIPIVGQLIEPGREYFPATNSIEVRAIYNTDEIAILVTWNDMSADRSGSNAPGLPVEDTVPQSVAHHDETSEQYSDAVAIQWPTAMPEGFKKPFFVFGDPQRSVDLWYADLAGNGELRQFIGNGYAGIQAKELTGTSMTATYDAGEWAVTFKQKREQPDGLSFAEGVFIPISFFVWDGFNREHGIKTGLSSWYSIFLKPKQTVSPIVPMAKYAILTVIIEIILIAFIRWRARSEDLATPQTV; from the coding sequence ATGAGAGAGAGACTGAATTCGTTTCACCGTCAGCTGGCGGGACGCTTACGGCGGATCTGTAACTTTGAGATTACCAAAGCTGCCTGTCAGGGTCCTGGTATTCCTTCAGATCAGGGTAACACAGGCGAGGGGTTTAACTCTAACTTGTTTATATTCGCATTCTTCCGTTATCTTTTTTCTTTACCTAAAACTCTTCGAGATAATCGAGGTGGTAAATTAAAAATCTGGTTCCATCATATTCCCATTTTCTACTCCTTCCAGCTTTTGTTCCGAAAGTTTCTTGTTTGGCAATTCAGCACTCTGTGTCTCACTTCCTCTTCCCTTCTAGCTCAATCCCTTGATCTCGGCTCCGAGACCCAACGGGCTGAAGGAAAAGAACTCTATCAAAATTACTGTGCTCACTGTCACGGCAATGAAGGAGACGGGAAAGGTTCAGCAGAAGCCTTTTTCCGACCTAAACCAAGGGACTTTACTAGTGGAAAGTACAAAATCCGGACTACGCCGAGCGGAGAACTGCCGACGACGGAAGATATTAAGCATATTATCCAGAAAGGGATGCCTTTCACTGGGATGCCTCCTTTTACCAATCTTAGTGATGAAGAGATCACAAATCTTGCCTATTACCTAAAGACCTTTAATGCTGACTTCGCAGATCCAGACTTCAGCCCAATACCTTTAACATTGGGAAAGGCTCCTGAATTTTCTGAGGAATCAGCCCTGAGAGGACGTGAAATTTATGTCCAGAATGAGTGCTATACATGCCATGGGGACCTTGGACGAACTGACGGCGTTTCTGCACCGACTCTGGAAGACGATTTTGGAGATGAAAAGAACCCCATACGGCCCGCCGACCTGACCAAGCGCTGGGCCTTTCGAGGTGGATCCACCCGCGAAGACATTTATCGCACCGTTACAACTGGAATCAACGGAACTCCTATGCCCTCATATCAGGACTCCATGTCTGAACAAGACCGCTGGGACTTAGTCAATTATATCGTTTCTCTCTCAAAACGCGTCGACTCTGATTTCTCTACCACTATCGTGGCGGATTACGTCGAAAGGGATTTTGATATTTCCAATGACCAGTCCCTCTTTGGGAATGCTCTAACTGCCCACATTCCCATAGTGGGTCAGCTCATCGAGCCGGGACGCGAGTATTTCCCGGCTACCAATTCCATCGAAGTGCGAGCCATTTACAATACAGATGAAATAGCTATTCTTGTGACCTGGAATGACATGTCGGCCGATCGCTCAGGTAGCAACGCCCCTGGTCTGCCTGTGGAAGACACCGTTCCCCAAAGTGTTGCGCATCATGACGAAACCTCAGAGCAATACTCCGATGCGGTTGCCATTCAATGGCCCACCGCTATGCCTGAGGGCTTCAAAAAACCCTTTTTCGTTTTTGGCGATCCTCAAAGATCAGTTGATCTTTGGTACGCTGATTTGGCCGGTAACGGCGAACTTAGACAGTTCATTGGCAATGGCTACGCCGGCATTCAGGCAAAGGAATTAACCGGAACTTCCATGACTGCTACCTACGATGCCGGAGAATGGGCCGTAACCTTCAAACAAAAACGAGAACAACCCGATGGCCTGTCATTTGCAGAAGGCGTATTTATTCCAATTTCCTTCTTTGTTTGGGACGGCTTTAATCGTGAACATGGAATCAAAACGGGACTTTCCTCGTGGTACTCCATTTTCCTCAAACCAAAACAAACTGTCTCTCCTATCGTGCCAATGGCTAAATACGCAATTTTAACAGTCATTATAGAAATCATCCTTATCGCCTTCATCCGCTGGCGCGCTCGATCCGAAGATCTCGCTACTCCCCAAACAGTTTGA